A single window of Nocardioides kongjuensis DNA harbors:
- a CDS encoding ABC transporter ATP-binding protein, giving the protein MPVLKATGHGAAVAPSGAKPILEVDQLRMYFPVKSPGLIRRTVGQVQAVDGVSFQVAERTSLGLVGESGCGKSTTGRLITRLYKPTAGAIRFEGQDIAQAGPSELKPLRREIQMIFQDPYTSLNPRQTVGSIVGAPLAIHKVLPKDKILPRVQELLEIVGLNPEHYNRYPHEFSGGQRQRIGIARALTLQPKLLVADEPVSALDVSIQAQVINLLQDIQNEFGVAFLFIAHDLAIVRHFCPEIAVMYLGKIVEIGDRDSIYNNAHHPYTQALLSAVPDVKQAATGARIERIRLQGDVPSPIDPPSGCRFRTRCPIAQEICARHEPPLLQIGRQHKVACHFPGRLGQAPHEPLTAGLLGVDAEGRPDPGASPSTDLIEQPGYADTWFDLDNKSIGRA; this is encoded by the coding sequence ATGCCCGTGCTGAAGGCGACGGGCCACGGGGCCGCGGTCGCGCCGAGCGGTGCGAAGCCGATCCTCGAGGTCGACCAGCTCCGGATGTACTTCCCGGTCAAGTCGCCGGGCCTGATCCGCCGTACCGTCGGCCAGGTCCAAGCGGTCGACGGCGTCTCCTTCCAGGTCGCTGAGCGCACCTCGCTCGGCCTGGTCGGCGAGTCCGGCTGCGGCAAGTCGACGACCGGTCGCCTGATCACGCGTCTGTACAAGCCGACCGCGGGGGCGATCCGGTTCGAGGGCCAGGACATCGCCCAGGCCGGGCCGTCCGAGCTCAAGCCGCTGCGCCGGGAGATCCAGATGATCTTCCAGGACCCGTACACCTCGCTGAACCCGCGCCAGACGGTCGGCTCGATCGTCGGCGCACCCCTGGCGATCCACAAGGTGCTGCCGAAGGACAAGATCCTGCCGCGGGTCCAGGAGCTGCTCGAGATCGTCGGTCTCAACCCGGAGCACTACAACCGCTACCCGCACGAGTTCTCCGGCGGCCAGCGCCAGCGCATCGGCATCGCGCGTGCGCTGACCCTGCAGCCCAAGCTGCTCGTGGCTGACGAGCCGGTCTCCGCGCTGGACGTGTCGATCCAGGCGCAGGTCATCAACCTGCTCCAGGACATCCAGAACGAGTTCGGGGTCGCGTTCCTCTTCATCGCCCACGACCTCGCGATCGTGCGGCACTTCTGCCCCGAGATCGCGGTCATGTACCTCGGCAAGATCGTCGAGATCGGCGACCGGGACTCGATCTACAACAACGCGCACCACCCCTACACCCAGGCGCTGCTGTCGGCCGTCCCCGACGTCAAGCAGGCCGCCACCGGTGCACGCATCGAGCGGATCCGGCTGCAGGGCGACGTGCCCAGCCCGATCGACCCGCCGTCCGGCTGCCGGTTCCGCACCCGCTGCCCGATCGCCCAGGAGATCTGCGCCCGGCACGAGCCGCCGCTGCTCCAGATCGGTCGCCAGCACAAGGTGGCCTGCCACTTCCCGGGCCGCCTGGGCCAGGCGCCCCACGAGCCGCTGACCGCCGGCCTGCTCGGCGTCGACGCCGAGGGTCGTCCCGACCCGGGCGCCAGCCCGAGCACGGACCTGATCGAGCAGCCCGGGTACGCCGACACCTGGTTCGACCTCGACAACAAGTCGATCGGGCGAGCCTGA
- a CDS encoding replication-associated recombination protein A produces MASGGSLADATHSSAPLAVRMRPRTLEELVGQEQLRAPGSPLRQLVEGDQSLSLLLWGPPGTGKTTIASIISQQTGRRFVEVSAVSAGVKEVRAAIDAARRQLVATGEETVLFVDEVHRFSKAQQDALLPGVENRWVTLVAATTENPSFSVISPLLSRSLLLRLQSLTDDDIAAVLDLAVADERGLGGELVLEEAARDHIVRLAGGDARRSLTYLEAAAGAARSKGSGTIDVETAETAADQAAVRYDRDGDQHYDVVSAFIKSVRGSDADAALHYLARMIEAGEDPRFIARRLMILASEDIGLADPTALPTAVAAAQTVQLIGMPEAQLTLAHATIALAVAPKSNAVTTAIFEAVADVRAGKIGQVPPHLRDAHYAGAKTLGHGQGYVYSHDAPFGVAEQQYAPDVVRDAAYYRPTELGAEAAVKQRWERVRRIIRGK; encoded by the coding sequence ATGGCGTCGGGCGGCTCGCTGGCCGACGCCACGCACTCCTCGGCGCCGCTGGCGGTGCGGATGCGTCCACGCACCCTCGAGGAGCTGGTCGGCCAGGAGCAGCTGCGCGCACCGGGCTCACCGCTGCGGCAGCTGGTCGAGGGCGACCAGTCCCTGTCGTTGCTGCTGTGGGGCCCGCCGGGCACCGGCAAGACCACGATCGCCTCGATCATCAGCCAGCAGACCGGACGGCGCTTCGTCGAGGTCTCGGCGGTCTCCGCCGGGGTCAAGGAGGTCCGCGCCGCGATCGACGCGGCCCGGCGCCAGCTGGTGGCGACGGGTGAGGAGACGGTCCTCTTCGTCGACGAGGTGCACCGGTTCAGCAAGGCGCAGCAGGACGCCCTGCTGCCCGGTGTCGAGAACCGCTGGGTGACCCTGGTCGCGGCGACCACCGAGAACCCGTCCTTCAGCGTCATCTCACCCTTGCTCTCGCGCAGCCTGCTGCTGCGCCTGCAGTCCCTCACCGACGACGACATCGCCGCCGTCCTGGACCTGGCCGTCGCCGACGAGCGGGGTCTCGGCGGCGAGCTGGTCCTCGAGGAGGCGGCGCGTGACCACATCGTGCGCCTCGCCGGGGGAGACGCCCGCCGGTCGCTGACCTACCTCGAGGCGGCGGCCGGGGCCGCCCGCAGCAAGGGCAGCGGCACGATCGACGTGGAGACGGCCGAGACCGCGGCCGACCAGGCGGCCGTGCGCTACGACCGCGACGGCGACCAGCACTACGACGTCGTCAGCGCCTTCATCAAGTCGGTCCGCGGCTCCGACGCCGACGCCGCCCTGCACTACCTCGCCCGGATGATCGAGGCGGGGGAGGACCCGCGATTCATCGCCCGCCGGCTGATGATCCTGGCCAGCGAGGACATCGGTCTCGCGGACCCCACCGCTCTGCCCACCGCGGTGGCCGCCGCCCAGACCGTGCAGCTGATCGGCATGCCCGAGGCCCAGCTGACCCTGGCCCACGCCACCATCGCCCTCGCGGTGGCGCCGAAGTCGAACGCCGTCACCACGGCGATCTTCGAGGCCGTCGCCGACGTACGCGCCGGCAAGATCGGCCAGGTCCCACCCCACCTGCGCGACGCCCACTACGCCGGCGCGAAGACGCTGGGCCACGGCCAGGGCTACGTCTACAGCCACGACGCGCCCTTCGGCGTCGCCGAGCAGCAGTACGCCCCCGACGTGGTCCGCGACGCCGCCTACTACCGCCCGACCGAGCTCGGCGCCGAGGCCGCGGTCAAGCAGCGGTGGGAGCGAGTTCGCCGCATCATCCGCGGCAAGTAG
- a CDS encoding DUF6167 family protein, with translation MKGSVWFAAGAAAGVYGMVRVRRLAEAFTPDGMRDRIGAAVLGARMFGEEVARGQAAAEIHLRQRFDGADAGPPQLMNPQPSKEGTR, from the coding sequence GTGAAGGGCAGCGTCTGGTTCGCAGCCGGCGCGGCCGCCGGCGTCTACGGCATGGTCCGGGTCCGCCGCCTCGCCGAGGCGTTCACCCCCGACGGCATGCGGGACCGGATCGGCGCGGCCGTCCTCGGCGCCCGGATGTTCGGCGAGGAGGTCGCCCGTGGCCAGGCCGCGGCCGAGATCCACCTGCGACAGCGCTTCGACGGCGCGGACGCCGGTCCGCCCCAACTCATGAATCCCCAGCCCAGCAAGGAAGGCACCCGTTGA
- the alaS gene encoding alanine--tRNA ligase, translated as MSSAEIRNRFLAHFENRGHTVVPSASLLLDDPNLLFVNAGMVPFKPYFLGQETPPFQRATSVQKCVRTLDIEEVGKTTRHGTFFQMNGNFSFGDYFKEGAVQYAWELITNSQADGGFGFDPDRIWVTVLPEDDEAREAWKRIAGLPDERIQPRGLKDNYWNMGVPGPGGPCSEIYIDRGPEFGPDGGPEADEDRFLEIWNLVFMQEELSAVRAKDDFDIAGPLPSKNIDTGMGLERVAYLLQGKHNMYEIDTVFPVIERAMELSGKKYGAPGADGHVDDVRFRVVADHVRSSLMLIGDGVTPGNEGRGYVLRRLLRRAVRNMRLLGYQDPSLPELLPVSRDRMGESYPELVSGWDRIAQIAYAEEEAFRKTLQAGTQIFDLAAGDVKQSGATTIPGDKAFALHDTYGFPIDLTLEMAAEAGLSVDEPGFRQLMAEQRERAKADARAKKGQHADTAVYRDILDANGPTEWLAYETLETESKPLALLREGVAVPVLATGEIGELVLDRTPFYAESGGQVADAGVIEYEGGALEVLDVQRPVRGLVVHQVRVVDGELPADARLLHAKVDPQWRIGARQAHSGTHIVHAALREVLGPTALQSGSYNRPGYLRLDFGWLNALSPDQVREIEQVSNNALRADLPVGWQYMTLSEAKDWGAIALFGETYDDQKVRVVEIGGPWSRELCGGTHVDHSSQVGTIVVTSEASVGSGNRRIEALTGVEGFDYLARERDVVGQLSTLLKTQPGDLVGRVGDLVERLKQSEKEIERIRLAQLLSGGAALAEGAIDVNGVRLVAQRLDGASGGDVRTLATDVRARLTGDAPAVVVLIGAADGKAAIVAALNDAAQARGLAAGDLVRAAAPFLDGKGGGKADLAQGGGTDVSRIDEALAAVTAAVAGS; from the coding sequence CTGAGCAGCGCGGAGATCCGCAACCGGTTCCTCGCCCACTTCGAGAACCGCGGCCACACCGTCGTACCGTCGGCCTCGCTGCTGCTCGACGACCCCAACCTGCTCTTCGTCAACGCGGGCATGGTGCCCTTCAAGCCCTACTTCCTGGGTCAGGAGACGCCGCCGTTCCAGCGGGCGACCAGCGTCCAGAAGTGCGTGCGCACCCTCGACATCGAGGAGGTCGGCAAGACCACCCGGCACGGCACGTTCTTCCAGATGAACGGCAACTTCTCCTTCGGCGACTACTTCAAGGAGGGCGCCGTCCAGTACGCGTGGGAGCTGATCACCAACTCCCAGGCCGACGGCGGCTTCGGCTTCGACCCCGACAGGATCTGGGTCACCGTCCTCCCCGAGGACGACGAGGCGCGCGAGGCGTGGAAGCGGATCGCCGGCCTGCCCGACGAACGGATCCAGCCGCGCGGCCTCAAGGACAACTACTGGAACATGGGCGTGCCCGGCCCGGGCGGTCCCTGCAGCGAGATCTACATCGACCGCGGCCCCGAGTTCGGGCCCGACGGAGGGCCCGAGGCCGACGAGGACCGGTTCCTGGAGATCTGGAACCTGGTCTTCATGCAGGAGGAGCTCAGCGCCGTTCGGGCGAAGGACGACTTCGACATCGCCGGCCCGCTGCCCAGCAAGAACATCGACACCGGCATGGGTCTCGAGCGGGTCGCGTACCTGCTCCAGGGCAAGCACAACATGTACGAGATCGACACGGTCTTCCCCGTCATCGAGCGGGCCATGGAGCTCTCCGGCAAGAAGTACGGCGCGCCCGGCGCCGACGGGCACGTCGACGACGTCCGCTTCCGCGTGGTCGCCGACCACGTCCGCAGCTCGCTGATGCTCATCGGCGACGGCGTCACCCCCGGCAACGAGGGCCGCGGCTACGTCCTGCGTCGCCTGCTGCGCCGCGCCGTGCGCAACATGCGCCTGCTCGGCTACCAGGACCCGTCGCTGCCCGAGCTGCTGCCGGTCTCGCGCGACAGGATGGGGGAGAGCTACCCCGAGCTGGTCTCCGGCTGGGACCGGATCGCGCAGATCGCGTACGCCGAGGAGGAGGCGTTCCGCAAGACGCTCCAGGCCGGCACCCAGATCTTCGACCTCGCCGCGGGCGACGTGAAGCAGTCCGGTGCCACCACCATCCCCGGCGACAAGGCGTTCGCGCTCCACGACACCTACGGCTTCCCGATCGACCTGACCCTCGAGATGGCCGCCGAGGCCGGCCTCAGCGTCGACGAGCCGGGCTTCCGGCAGCTGATGGCCGAGCAGCGCGAGAGGGCCAAGGCCGATGCGCGCGCCAAGAAGGGCCAGCACGCCGACACCGCGGTCTACCGCGACATCCTCGACGCCAACGGCCCCACCGAGTGGCTCGCCTACGAGACCCTCGAGACCGAGTCGAAGCCGCTCGCGCTGCTGCGCGAGGGCGTCGCCGTGCCCGTGCTCGCGACCGGCGAGATCGGCGAGCTCGTCCTCGACCGCACGCCGTTCTACGCCGAGTCCGGCGGCCAGGTGGCCGATGCCGGTGTCATCGAGTACGAGGGCGGTGCCCTCGAGGTGCTCGACGTCCAGCGCCCGGTGCGCGGCCTCGTGGTCCACCAGGTCCGCGTCGTCGACGGCGAGCTCCCCGCGGACGCGAGGCTGCTGCACGCGAAGGTCGACCCGCAGTGGCGCATCGGCGCCCGGCAGGCGCACTCCGGCACCCACATCGTGCACGCCGCGCTGCGCGAGGTGCTCGGACCCACCGCTCTGCAGTCCGGCTCCTACAACCGACCGGGCTACCTGCGCCTCGACTTCGGCTGGCTCAACGCGCTCTCTCCCGACCAGGTCCGCGAGATCGAGCAGGTCTCCAACAACGCGCTGCGCGCCGACCTGCCCGTCGGCTGGCAGTACATGACGCTCAGCGAGGCCAAGGACTGGGGCGCGATCGCCCTCTTCGGCGAGACGTACGACGACCAGAAGGTCCGCGTCGTCGAGATCGGCGGTCCCTGGTCGCGTGAGCTGTGCGGTGGCACGCACGTCGACCACTCCAGCCAGGTCGGCACCATCGTGGTCACCAGCGAGGCGTCGGTCGGCTCCGGCAACCGCCGCATCGAGGCGCTGACCGGCGTCGAGGGCTTCGACTACCTCGCCCGCGAGCGTGACGTGGTCGGCCAGCTCTCCACGCTGCTCAAGACGCAGCCCGGCGACCTCGTCGGCCGGGTCGGCGACCTCGTCGAGCGGCTCAAGCAGAGCGAGAAGGAGATCGAGAGGATCCGTCTCGCCCAGCTGCTGTCCGGCGGTGCCGCGCTCGCCGAGGGCGCCATCGACGTCAACGGCGTGCGGTTGGTCGCCCAGCGTCTCGACGGCGCCAGCGGCGGCGACGTGCGCACCCTCGCGACCGACGTCCGGGCCCGCCTCACCGGTGACGCCCCTGCGGTCGTCGTGCTGATCGGCGCGGCCGACGGCAAGGCGGCGATCGTCGCCGCGCTCAACGACGCGGCCCAGGCGCGTGGCCTCGCGGCCGGTGACCTGGTGCGCGCGGCCGCTCCGTTCCTCGACGGCAAGGGCGGCGGCAAGGCCGACCTGGCGCAGGGCGGCGGCACCGACGTGTCCCGCATCGACGAGGCGCTGGCCGCCGTCACCGCAGCGGTGGCCGGCAGCTGA
- the ruvX gene encoding Holliday junction resolvase RuvX → MRHGVRLGVDPGDARIGVARSDPSGMLATPVETVRRGKGDLRRIHQILAEEDAVEVVMGLPRSLGGGEGPAALKTREFAVRLARRIAPVPVRLVDERLTTVTAEAMLRDQRKGAKRRAVVDQVAAVVILQQALDAERATGTPPGELVNPTPEETHD, encoded by the coding sequence ATGCGCCACGGCGTGCGGCTCGGCGTCGACCCGGGCGACGCCCGGATCGGCGTCGCCCGCAGCGACCCGTCCGGGATGCTCGCGACCCCGGTCGAGACGGTGCGCCGCGGCAAGGGCGACCTGCGCCGCATCCACCAGATCCTCGCCGAGGAGGACGCGGTGGAGGTCGTGATGGGCCTGCCGCGCTCGCTCGGCGGCGGCGAGGGGCCGGCGGCGCTCAAGACCCGCGAGTTCGCCGTACGCCTGGCGAGGCGGATCGCACCGGTCCCGGTGCGCCTGGTCGACGAGCGGCTCACCACCGTGACGGCGGAGGCTATGCTGCGCGACCAGCGCAAGGGAGCGAAGCGCCGAGCCGTGGTCGACCAGGTCGCAGCCGTCGTCATCCTCCAGCAGGCGCTGGACGCAGAACGCGCGACCGGCACCCCTCCGGGGGAGCTGGTGAACCCCACGCCCGAGGAGACGCATGACTGA
- the mltG gene encoding endolytic transglycosylase MltG, producing the protein MTEPLPEHVEDAGHDLLPGTAAGGRRRAEKRRRGGCLPMLLVVVLFCGIVAWFARGAIADVKDMFAGPEDYAGPGSGEVTFVIDPGQSVSSMGAELEDLGVVKSSEAFVDAAAKNSRSTKIQAGTYLLKSRMKAADVVTILVDPSQIAQDTVTVPEGKRTSDIVKILAKKTDFKAKQFQAVLADPAALGLPPSAGGNPEGYLFPATYTITPSDTPQTILAAMVAKGQSVMTDLGLDAQAQALGLTAHEVLTVASMLEFEANRTEDYPKVARAIYNRLDKGMALQSDATVAYANGLSGEVWTTSAQRDIDSPYNTYAHTGLPPGPIGNPGQATIDAALHPADGPWLYWVVVNLKTGETVFSTTLAEHNAATERLREYCKTSDAC; encoded by the coding sequence ATGACTGAGCCGCTGCCCGAGCACGTCGAGGACGCAGGTCACGACCTGCTCCCCGGTACGGCGGCCGGTGGTCGCCGGCGGGCCGAGAAGCGACGTCGGGGCGGGTGCCTGCCGATGCTGCTCGTGGTGGTGCTGTTCTGCGGCATCGTCGCCTGGTTCGCGCGCGGTGCGATCGCCGACGTCAAGGACATGTTCGCCGGCCCCGAGGACTACGCCGGGCCGGGCAGCGGCGAGGTCACCTTCGTCATCGACCCGGGCCAGTCGGTCTCCTCGATGGGTGCCGAGCTCGAGGACCTCGGGGTCGTGAAGTCCTCCGAGGCGTTCGTCGACGCCGCGGCCAAGAACAGCAGGTCCACGAAGATCCAGGCGGGCACCTACCTGCTCAAGAGCAGGATGAAGGCCGCCGACGTCGTCACGATCCTGGTCGACCCCTCGCAGATCGCCCAGGACACGGTGACCGTCCCCGAGGGCAAGCGGACCTCGGACATCGTCAAGATCCTCGCCAAGAAGACCGACTTCAAGGCCAAGCAGTTCCAGGCGGTGCTGGCCGACCCGGCCGCGCTCGGCCTGCCCCCGTCGGCCGGCGGCAACCCGGAGGGCTACCTGTTCCCGGCGACCTACACGATCACCCCGAGCGACACGCCGCAGACGATCCTCGCGGCGATGGTCGCCAAGGGACAGTCGGTGATGACCGACCTCGGTCTCGACGCCCAGGCGCAGGCGCTCGGGCTGACCGCCCACGAGGTGCTGACGGTCGCGAGCATGCTGGAGTTCGAGGCCAACCGCACCGAGGACTACCCGAAGGTGGCCCGGGCGATCTACAACCGCCTCGACAAGGGGATGGCCCTGCAGTCGGACGCGACGGTCGCCTACGCGAACGGCCTCTCCGGCGAGGTGTGGACCACCTCGGCGCAGCGCGACATCGACTCGCCCTACAACACCTACGCCCACACCGGCCTGCCGCCGGGCCCGATCGGCAACCCCGGTCAGGCGACCATCGATGCTGCGCTGCACCCTGCCGACGGGCCGTGGCTGTACTGGGTGGTGGTCAACCTGAAGACCGGCGAGACCGTCTTCTCGACCACGCTGGCCGAGCACAACGCCGCCACCGAGCGGCTGCGCGAGTACTGCAAGACCTCCGACGCCTGCTGA
- a CDS encoding shikimate dehydrogenase has translation MRCAVLGDPVAHSLSPTLHRAGYAALGLDATYDAVRVPAGELAGFVAGLGAEWRGLSVTAPLKREALALADEVSDLAVLAGGANTLVRTASGWLADNTDVPGAVAAIRERHAGALTVATVLGGGATAASVGLALADLGIAQITVAARNPANAAEAVAAVERHPSAPRVVVVPLDEVGATGDAGGVLVSTVPAAAQTDDLVARVLPAAVVFEVTYNEWPTPLVAAALSSGATVVSGMDLLVHQAVLQFGMFTGHDGPLDAMRSAGEAALAAR, from the coding sequence ATGAGGTGCGCGGTCCTGGGCGACCCGGTCGCCCACTCGCTCTCGCCGACCCTGCACCGGGCGGGGTACGCCGCACTCGGCCTCGACGCGACGTACGACGCCGTGCGGGTGCCGGCCGGCGAGCTCGCCGGCTTCGTGGCCGGACTCGGCGCGGAGTGGCGGGGCCTGTCGGTGACCGCCCCGCTCAAGCGGGAGGCGCTGGCACTGGCCGACGAGGTCTCCGACCTCGCCGTGCTGGCCGGCGGCGCCAACACCCTCGTGCGGACCGCGTCCGGGTGGCTCGCCGACAACACCGACGTGCCGGGCGCGGTGGCGGCGATCCGGGAGCGCCACGCCGGCGCGTTGACCGTGGCGACCGTCCTGGGCGGCGGCGCGACTGCCGCCAGCGTCGGCCTCGCGCTCGCCGACCTGGGCATCGCACAGATCACCGTCGCGGCCCGCAACCCGGCGAACGCCGCCGAGGCCGTGGCCGCGGTCGAGCGGCACCCGTCGGCGCCGCGGGTGGTCGTCGTACCGCTGGACGAGGTGGGAGCGACGGGCGACGCCGGGGGAGTCCTGGTGTCCACCGTGCCGGCCGCCGCGCAGACCGACGACCTGGTGGCCCGGGTGCTCCCGGCCGCGGTGGTCTTCGAGGTGACCTACAACGAGTGGCCCACGCCGCTGGTCGCCGCGGCGCTGTCCTCCGGCGCCACCGTCGTGTCCGGGATGGACCTGCTCGTCCACCAGGCCGTGCTGCAGTTCGGCATGTTCACTGGTCACGACGGGCCACTCGACGCCATGCGCTCGGCGGGCGAAGCCGCGCTCGCGGCTCGGTAG
- a CDS encoding prepilin peptidase, which translates to MEWVPALACALVGAALGLLVPWLVALCPEPEHDPSENPEDYPDHVPFAELAVRPGLRLRSVVACGLASGVLGLVLGWSWGLLWLLVLVPVCCALTVIDYVTWYLPSRLIRPSWLVTGALVGAVAAILGEPQVALWGLIGFLGLGGYYGLIRLVSPRAMAGGDVRLGALLGIALGPFGAPVLLASVLAAAILGVLGTVPMRRSGTMIRRRVPYGPFLVLGGLLAVVVGQVLGA; encoded by the coding sequence ATGGAGTGGGTGCCCGCGCTGGCCTGCGCGCTCGTCGGCGCGGCGCTCGGGCTGCTGGTCCCGTGGCTGGTCGCGCTGTGCCCCGAGCCGGAGCACGACCCGAGCGAGAACCCCGAGGACTACCCCGACCACGTGCCGTTCGCCGAGCTCGCCGTCCGTCCCGGCCTGCGGCTGCGCAGCGTCGTCGCGTGCGGGCTCGCGTCCGGGGTTCTCGGTCTCGTGCTGGGGTGGAGCTGGGGACTGCTCTGGCTGCTCGTCCTCGTGCCGGTCTGCTGCGCGCTGACGGTGATCGACTACGTCACCTGGTACCTCCCGTCGCGGCTGATCCGGCCGTCGTGGCTGGTGACCGGTGCCCTCGTCGGCGCCGTCGCGGCGATCCTCGGCGAGCCGCAGGTGGCGCTGTGGGGGCTGATCGGCTTCCTCGGGCTCGGCGGCTACTACGGTCTGATCCGGCTAGTCAGCCCGCGTGCGATGGCCGGCGGTGACGTCCGCCTCGGTGCGCTGCTCGGCATCGCTCTCGGTCCGTTCGGTGCGCCCGTGCTGCTCGCGTCGGTGCTCGCTGCCGCCATCCTCGGCGTGCTGGGCACGGTGCCGATGCGGCGCAGCGGCACCATGATCCGCCGGCGGGTGCCCTACGGTCCGTTCCTCGTGCTGGGTGGGCTCCTCGCCGTCGTCGTGGGACAGGTCCTCGGCGCCTGA
- the aroC gene encoding chorismate synthase has translation MLRWLTAGESHGPSLVAILEGLPAHVEVTTDDISDSLARRRLGYGRGARMKFEADEVTITGGVRHGRTQGGPVAIQVGNTEWPKWETVMAADPVDPAVLEAQARNAPLTRPRPGHADLAGMQKYDFPDARPILERASARETAARVALGRVASNFLEQATGARIVSHVLEIGGVRTPSRELPTPDDVARLDADPVRCLDADGSKLMVERIDQAHKDGDTLGGVVEVVVHGLPPGLGSHVHWDRRLDARLAGALMGIQAIKGVEVGDGFELAATPGSLAHDEIVPTEEGLRRVSGRSGGTEGGMTTGEVLRVRAAMKPIATVPRALRTVDLATGEEAVAHHQRSDVCAVPAAGIVAEAMVALVLAEAVLEKFGGDSVQETRRNVQSYLDTLRFK, from the coding sequence ATGTTGCGCTGGCTGACTGCGGGGGAGTCCCACGGCCCCTCCCTGGTCGCGATCCTCGAGGGCCTGCCGGCCCACGTCGAGGTCACGACCGATGACATCTCCGACTCGCTCGCCCGACGACGCCTCGGCTACGGCCGCGGCGCCCGGATGAAGTTCGAGGCCGACGAGGTCACCATCACCGGCGGTGTGCGGCACGGTCGCACCCAGGGTGGTCCGGTCGCGATCCAGGTCGGCAACACCGAGTGGCCGAAGTGGGAGACCGTCATGGCGGCCGACCCGGTGGATCCCGCCGTGCTCGAGGCGCAGGCCCGCAACGCCCCGCTCACCCGCCCGCGGCCCGGCCACGCCGACCTCGCCGGCATGCAGAAGTACGACTTCCCCGACGCCCGCCCGATCCTCGAGCGCGCGTCGGCCCGCGAGACCGCGGCCCGCGTCGCGCTCGGCCGGGTGGCCAGCAACTTCCTCGAGCAGGCCACGGGCGCTCGGATCGTCAGCCACGTGCTCGAGATCGGCGGCGTCCGCACGCCGTCGCGCGAGCTCCCGACGCCCGACGACGTCGCGCGCCTCGACGCCGACCCGGTGCGCTGCCTCGACGCCGACGGCTCCAAGCTGATGGTCGAGCGGATCGACCAGGCCCACAAGGACGGCGACACCCTCGGTGGCGTCGTCGAGGTGGTCGTCCACGGACTCCCGCCGGGCCTGGGCTCCCACGTCCACTGGGACCGCCGCCTCGACGCGCGGCTGGCGGGCGCGCTGATGGGCATCCAGGCGATCAAGGGCGTCGAGGTCGGCGACGGCTTCGAGCTCGCCGCGACCCCGGGCTCGCTCGCCCACGACGAGATCGTCCCGACCGAGGAGGGCCTGCGGCGTGTGTCCGGCCGCTCGGGCGGCACCGAGGGCGGCATGACCACCGGCGAGGTGCTCCGCGTCCGGGCGGCGATGAAGCCGATCGCCACCGTCCCGCGCGCCCTGCGCACGGTCGACCTCGCCACCGGCGAGGAGGCGGTCGCCCACCACCAGCGCTCCGACGTCTGTGCGGTCCCCGCGGCCGGCATCGTCGCCGAGGCGATGGTCGCGCTGGTGCTCGCCGAGGCGGTGCTGGAGAAGTTCGGCGGCGACTCGGTCCAGGAGACGCGCCGCAACGTGCAGTCGTACCTCGACACCCTCCGGTTCAAGTGA
- a CDS encoding shikimate kinase, producing the protein MTGAGGPRAVLIGTMGAGKTTVGRLLAERLGVGFADTDELIEAQHGKTVQDIFVEDGEATFRALERAAVARALDESDGVLSLGGGAVLDPSTQALLAAHRVVFLRVGLADAVKRVGLGSGRPLLLGNVRARVKQLLDERAPVYAGLARITVDTDGREPAEIAAEIVTALQGDPA; encoded by the coding sequence GTGACCGGTGCGGGCGGGCCGCGTGCGGTCCTGATCGGCACCATGGGCGCCGGCAAGACCACCGTCGGCCGGCTGCTCGCCGAGCGGCTCGGGGTCGGGTTCGCCGACACCGACGAGCTGATCGAGGCGCAGCACGGCAAGACCGTCCAGGACATCTTCGTCGAGGACGGCGAGGCGACCTTCCGCGCACTCGAGCGGGCCGCGGTCGCGCGGGCGCTCGACGAGAGCGACGGCGTGCTGTCGCTCGGCGGCGGCGCGGTGCTCGACCCGTCGACCCAGGCCCTGCTCGCCGCCCACCGGGTCGTCTTCCTGCGCGTCGGTCTCGCCGACGCCGTCAAGCGGGTCGGCCTCGGCTCCGGGCGCCCGCTGCTGCTCGGCAACGTCCGCGCCCGCGTCAAGCAGCTCCTCGACGAGCGCGCGCCGGTGTACGCCGGCCTGGCCCGGATCACCGTCGACACCGACGGCCGCGAGCCGGCGGAGATCGCCGCCGAGATCGTCACCGCCCTGCAGGGAGACCCCGCATGA